In Lycorma delicatula isolate Av1 chromosome 10, ASM4794821v1, whole genome shotgun sequence, a genomic segment contains:
- the LOC142331612 gene encoding uncharacterized protein LOC142331612, with amino-acid sequence MVSKPLIPRLPNVRDYSSSIKPGFRCEGFAQPEEMRHKTVAMGLQQLVLTLLIAVTFLALGNAVEDSDAANPQTQNQGWRETSDSEVSASNIDADNIPSESQDTRSNYQEHPNNGPLMDQERPRPRSRSRSNGKRRRRMRKRPRTTTPETFIEEGWEEEGQQQHGDEILPHKPRYQSERIHEEDTQDSPVITQEEIKPRRRPGKRRRQHRRPPRIDERYEDFVPDKTNDDQLRSEYNNERERPEPVQGRKRRKGSGRKRIRVETEPPIIEETSSQLIPTESKPHDLNINEESQGETNLKEFTEAKLNSETVTESVMYTTIPYKFLNDDSKQFTSESLSSELTLTTPSGSMRKNPESSTGSPENYTTIYQPIENNHTEIHYSTTYSTRHSSDLHSESTKYTSDSTVHPTKAFSTTTESLPELTTTQRIKTSSRFSPKFKLHSRINNSENLLKSLRTTTELPQSYSNTRYNTEKLKKESSLPVNEQSEITVNRKALFSSSRKLPATSALMRRKLKEKVNDTTTEDDRITSSTTVSTTSTHLNTEKKNTGDRHRILNKTEIKNEIEPSTLLPSGFKTNPEILSPMKLLEEVTLNEVLKMMTSTTETSAKSTTTKIDDKNNNNHTSDRLNLDGVELPNIRDEILDLIKSETGSSRLARILELRNMTLTELLEHRERGSSQLYFAENLNKKPQTFSSSAPTTKESVTKMTTSPPTTVVFSSSSSSSSSSSSTVLTTVIPKTVKPLTSRTPRTTTTVQTMTTSTTVKPISQIDFKNTEPRFNTDQGQNPKLKVEASVITVPILEPTHTSNIQFPEQGVLKSFPKFISDTLNHEEIKIPQYKPKYDNKLLVTSSILPPSSKTKLFTFITEKDYDIDDNNDKRAPRLFESMPEFPSNKTTEHKSISNKQNKTILLNWKSQFNVDNIKPFKGEHKELIIAITTKRPKQIDIDEVLLFNEKDDPPRNNAAGKITADINGNTKDEDYSEIRRIPPGVKSAILASGAILGLAIIGFLTVLVSCRLRQRNARLRGRRDILCEQLQEDFRSSQCSLSPVLNKPHRAPVFGQGIHSNTSSNRHYYLWRTLRKTFQYE; translated from the exons atggtcaGTAAACCACTTATTCCTAGATTGCCTAATGTTCGGGACTATTCGTCGTCAATTAAACCTGGATTCAGATGTGAAGGGTTTGCTCAACCGGAAGAAATGCGTCATAAaactgttgcg aTGGGACTACAGCAATTAGTCTTGACGTTACTCATTGCAGTCACTTTTCTAGCTTTAGGAAATGCCGTCGAAGATTCTGACGCCGCAAATCCACAAACTCAAAATCAG GGATGGCGTGAGACATCAGACAGCGAAGTTTCTGCCAGTAATATAGATGCTGATAATATACCATCAGAATCACAAGATACAAGATCAAATTACCAAGAACACCCAAATAATGGTCCGCTAATGGATCAAGAAAGACCAAGACCAAGAAGCAGATCAAGATCGAATggtaaaagaagaagaagaatgagaaAGCGTCCCAGAACAACAACACCAGAAACATTCATTGAAGAAGGATGGGAAGAAGAAGGTCAACAACAACATGGTGATGAAATATTACCACATAAACCACGGTATCAGTCTGAAAGAATTCATGAAGAAGATACACAAGATTCACCGGTTATAACCCAAGAAGAAATTAAACCACGAAGAAGACCGGGTAAAAGGAGACGACAACACAGAAGACCACCAAGAATTGATGAACGTTATGAAGATTTTGTACCGGACAAAACTAATGATGATCAATTAAGATCTGAATACAATAATGAACGAGAACGACCTGAACCGGTTCAAGGAAGAAAACGCAGAAAAGGTAGCGGAAGAAAACGAATAAGAGTAGAAACTGAACCACCAATTATTGAAGAAACAAGCAGTCAGTTAATACCAACTGAATCCAAACCACATGATCTCAATATTAATGAAGAATCTCAAGGAGAAACTAATTTGAAAGAATTTACTGAAGCAAAACTAAATTCTGAAACGGTAACAGAATCGGTCATGTATACAACAATACCATACAAATTCCTGAATGACGATTCTAAACAATTTACTTCAGAATCATTATCATCAGAATTAACATTAACAACCCCATCAGGATCAATGAGAAAGAATCCTGAATCATCTActggatcaccagaaaattataCTACAATTTATCAACCGATAGAAAATAACCACACAGAAATACATTACTCGACGACATATTCAACACGACATTCCTCTGATTTACATTCTGAATCAACAAAATATACATCTGATTCAACTGTACATCCAACAAAAGCTTTTAGTACAACTACAGAATCATTACCAGAATTGACAACAACACAAAGAATTAAGACATCATCAAGATTTAGCCCTAAGTTTAAATTACATAgtagaataaataattctgaaaatttattaaaatcattaagaaCGACAACAGAACTACCACAGTCATATAGTAATACAAGatataatacagaaaaactaaagaaagaatcATCATTACCTGTAAATGAACAATCAGAAATAACAGTAAATCGTAAAGCATTATTTTCAAGTTCACGTAAACTACCAGCAACATCAGCGTTaatgagaagaaaattaaaagaaaaagttaacgaTACAACAACTGAAGATGATAGAATTACATCTAGTACAACAGTATCTACTACATCGACGCATCTAAATACAGAAAAGAAGAACACAGGAGATAGAcacagaatattaaataaaactgaaattaaaaatgaaatagaaccCAGCACATTATTACCGAGTGGATTTAAAACAAATCCAGAAATATTATCACCGATGAAATTACTTGAAGAAGTAACActaaatgaagtattaaaaatgatGACATCAACTACAGAAACTTCAGCTAAGTCCACGACAACAAAAATTGatgataaaaacaacaataaccaCACTTCCGATCGTTTAAATTTAGACGGTGTAGAATTACCAAATATAAGAGATGagatattagatttaataaaatcagaaacgGGTTCATCTAGATTAGCAAGAATATTAGAACTAAGAAATATGACACTGACAGAACTTTTAGAACATAGAGAACGAGGTTCAAGTCAAttatattttgcagaaaatttaaataaaaagccaCAAACATTTAGTTCATCAGCACCAACAACAAAAGAATCTGTAACTAAAATGACAACATCACCGCCGACAACAGTAgtattttcatcatcatcatcatcatcatcttcatcttcGTCAACAGTATTAACTACAGTTATACCAAAAACAGTCAAACCATTAACATCTCGAACACCGAGAACAACTACAACAGTACAAACAATGACAACATCAACCACAGTAAAACCGATATCACAAATCGACTTTAAGAACACAGAGCCAAGATTCAACACAGATCAAGgacaaaatccaaaattaaaagttGAAGCGAGTGTAATAACAGTCCCGATACTGGAACCAACACATACATCTAATATACAATTTCCAGAACAAGGTGTATTAAAATCATTCCCAAAATTCATAAGCGATACACTTAaccatgaagaaataaaaataccccaATATAAACCAAAATATGACAATAAACTGCTTGTTACTTCATCAATATTACCGCCATCATCAAAGAcaaaactttttacatttattactgaaaaagacTATGATATCGATGACAACAATGACAAAAGAGCACCACGATTGTTTGAAAGTATGCCTGAATTTCCatcaaataaaacaactgaacataaatcaatttcaaataaacagaataaaacaatattattaaactggAAGTCACAATTTAATGTCGATAACATAAAACCGTTTAAAGGTGaacataaagaattaattatagcAATAACAACTAAAAGACCGAAACAAATTGATATAgatgaagtattattatttaatgaaaaagatgATCCACCTCGTAATAATGCAGCAGGTAAAATAACTGCTGATATAAATGGTAACACGAAAGATGAAGATTATTCAGAAATTCGACGTATACCACCAGGTGTAAAATCGGCAATATTAGCGAGTGGTGCCATATTAGGTCTAGCAATAATCGGGTTCCTAACTGTATTGGTATCGTGTCGATTACGTCAACGTAATGCTAGATTACGTGGTAGAAGAGATATACTATGTGAACAATTACAAGAGGATTTTCGTAGCAGTCAATGTAGTTTAAGTCCAGTATTAAACAAACCGCATCGAGCACCAGTTTTTGGACAAGGTATTCATTCAAATACATCCTCAAATAGGCATTATTATTTATGGAGAACACTAAGAAAAACATTCCAGTATgaatga